The genome window CCGTCAGGTCCCCGTAACCGAGAACGAGAACGTGGTCTTCGAGGAGTGAGAGCTGTGTGTCTGTCATGCGTCCGAGGGCTCTGGCGAATCGAGCTTCGATGGCTGGCGTCAAAAGCGCCCCGAGGGCGACGGCGAAACTCGCCGTTCCGGTGAGGAGCACCGAGATGACGAACAGTTTCCCGGCCTGGCTCGCCGGGGTCACGTCGCCGTATCCGACGGTGCTGGCGGTGACGAGCGTGAAGTAGAACGCGTCGACGATGGTGTCGACGCTTCCGAACTCGTCTCGGAGGGCGTACGTACCGACAGTGCCGTACAGTTGCGCGAGGGCGATAGCCGCCAGCGCCGCCTGCTGCGTCGTCGTCAGCTCGGTGGGCTTTTCGAAGTGCCGGTGGTTCGCCAGCACCACGAGCAGCGCCAGAAGCGAGAGGACGACGAGCGGGTACGCGAGCGGACTCGACTGCAACAGCCCCTGTGCGGCCGAGAGCGGGAGCAGGAGAACCGCGGTGTACCATCCGATGCGGCGGCCGTTGCGGAGCGCGAACACGCTCGTCAACAGGAGGAAGCCGGTGAACGCGCCGGTGAACGCGGCCGCCTGTTGGACGAACGCCGGGACGTACGCCGCGAGCGGGCCGTCGACTCCCGGCACGTCGAGACCGAGGATGCCGAACCCGGCGACGCCGGTGATAATCGACAGCATCGCCGCCGCGAACGTGAGCACGACGGCGAGCCGCGCCCCGAGTCGCTCCCGATTCACCTCCATACGACCGCCTTCGTCGGCAACGACACATAAATTCGCCCGAAGTGCGCCGGAGCGGGACAGCCTCCCCCGACGTACAGGTTCGGTAGAGGTTTATCCGGTCCGCCTGTGGCGAGGCTATGGTGCAGTCGATACCGGTGGAGGTGCTCCGGGGCCTCTACCTCGGCGTGCTCACGGGGATCATCCCCGCGCTGGTCTCCGCGGGCCTCGGCTTCGTCTTCAAGTACTTCACCGGCGTCTCCATCCCCGGGTTCGGTGTCGTCGCCTTCGCGCTCGCTATCGCCGGGGCCAACGGCGGTCTGCTGGCGCTGGCCGACGACAGCCTCACCGAAGGACAGCACGGCGTCGCGCTCACGATCGCTATCCTCGTCGTGCTGATGCTGTCGCTGTACGCGCACGCGCAGGGCGACAAACTCGGGAGCACGCTCCCGAAGCGCATCACGTTCAAATCGCTCCGCGAGCGGACGCTCTCGGGCGACGTGGTCGAGTTCGTCGGCGGCCGCCGCCGGGTGACGGTGACCGTCGCCGGCGAGGTCGACGACATCGAGGGCTACCCGCCGCTCTCGCCCGCGCTCCGCACGGAACTCCGAGACGACGAGTGGGAGTTCCCGGCGGACGTCCCCGTCTCGGAACTCGAAACGCGACTCGCCGAACGACTCCGGACCGACTACGATCTCGCGGAGGTGGCGGTGTCGCTCGACGAGCAGGCCCGCGCGACGCTCGCGGCCGCGCCGCCGGTCGGCGGTCTCTCGAAGCGTCTCTCGCCGGGCGAACGCGCCGTCTCCGTCGAGACGCTCGTGCCGACGGGCGTCGCCCGCGGGGAGTCGGTGACGCTCCGGACGGCCGACGGAAACGTCGACGGAACGGTCGTCTCGGTGAGGACCGGGGAAACGTCGACGTCGAGTCCGCCGACGCCCGACGCCGCCGCCGACGCCGAGTCCGACGACGAGGGTGAGGGCGACGGCGAGGAAAAAACGACGGTCGCCCCCGCGGCCCCCGTCGCCGCCGGCGGCGAGGGCCGCCTGACGGTCGCCGTCGACCGCCCCGACGCGGAGGTGTTGCTGTCGACGGACGTGTCGCAGGCGGTCGTTCGCTCGCGCGGCACCAGACGCGAGTTCGAGCTGACGACGCTGCTGCGCCGGGCGGGTCGGCGCATCCAGCGGCTGTCGGTTCGCGCCGACAGCGTGCTCGACGGGACGACGCTCGGCGACGCGGGCGTCCGCGACACCTACGACGTCGCCGTCCTCGCGGTCCGTCGCGACCAGTGGCGCTTCGCTCCGCGCGGTGACACCCACCTGGCGGCGGGCGACGAACTGTTCGTCGTCGGGTCGCCCGCCGCGCTGGCGTCGTTCAAGGAGGTGGTCGCGTGACGGGCGTTGCGTCTCCGGCGGCCGCCGCGCTGACGCTCCTCCAACTCGCCGGGACGCCCGACGGACCCCTCGGTTCCGAGACCGGTTTCCTCGGCGACGCGTTCTACATTCTCGGACTCGCCTTCGCCGCCGCCGCCGTCGCCGCGGCCGGAGCGTTCGGCTACCGTTGGTACTTCCGCGAGCGCCCGCCGCGGGGGCTCACCGTCCTCGTCGGTCTCTCGGCCGTCGTGCTCTACCTCAACACGGCCAAACTGAGCGATATCGCGCTCGGCAGCGGGAGCGACGACCTGTTTCTCCCCGGCAACGTGCTGTTCAACCTCGGGGCGCTCGCGGCCGCCACGGTCGCGGCTCCCGTCGGCGCGCAACTCGGCGACACGCTCGCGGCGAACACGTCCGCGTTCTCCGGGGCCCGCGAACTCGAGGGCGACGTCGGCCGAGTCGTCCGCTCCGTCGGTCGCGTCATCTCCGTGACGCTGCCCGAAGAGATCCAGGATATGGACGAGTACGACCCCGTCGCCGACGCGACGAAGGAGTCGCTCGCCGGCAAGACGCTGCTGTTCCCCCGGCGGCTCACCGTCGCCGAACTCCGCGAGCGACTCGTCGCCCGTCTCCGCGAGGACTACGGCGTCGGCCACGTCGACGTCGACCTCACGGAGGACGGCGACGTCGAGTATCTCGCCGTCGGCAGTCGCCTCGCCGGCATCGGACCGACGCTCGCGCCCGGCGGCGTCGCCGTCGCGGTCCGCGGCGACCCGTCGCTCGACGCGAGTCCCGGCGACACGGTGCAGGTGTGGCACGCCGACGACGACGGCCCGGCGCGGGTGCTCACCGGCGAGCTCCGCGCGACGACCGACGAGGTGGCGACGCTCGCCGTCGACGAGACGGACGTCGACCGTCTCGACGCGACGCAGTCGTACCGACTCGTCACGCTCCCGGTCGACCCAGGAGTCGAACGCCAGTTCGCGGCGCTGCTTCGGACGGTCGAGGAGACGATGGGCGTCGTCTCCGTCGCCGAGACCGACTCCGGCGCGCACGCCACGGTCGGCGACCTCGCCACGACGGTCGTCGCCGTCCGGCCGCAGAGCGGCCCGGTGGAGGCGATACCGGCGCGCTCGCGGCGACTGTCCGCCGGTGACACGCTGTACGTCATCGCCCGCCCGGACGAACTCCGCCGCCTCGAACGGACCGTCGGCGCGACCGCGGGCACCGCGAGCGACGACTGACCGCGACGGCGGCCGACTACGAACAGCGACCGACAACGAGCGACGACCGACAACGAGCGACGCCCGACAACGAGCGACGCCCGACAACGGCGACGCCCGACTACGAGCGGCGACGGCGCAGGCCCGCAACCCTCATGTCGACTGCGCGGCGAGTAGCGCGCATGCAGTGGAAGCTTTTCGCAGACCTCGCGGAGACGGCCGGCACGCGGACCGTTTCGCTCAACGCCGACTGCGACACCGTCGGCGACGCGCTCGACGTACTGCTCTCGTCGCGCCCGGCGCTCGAATCGCGCGTCCTCGACGACGGCGAGGTGCGCGACCACATCAACGTCCTCCGAAACGGCGAGAACGTCTTCACCGGAGAGGGGCTCGACACACCCGTCGCCGACGGCGACGAGCTCGCGCTGTTTCCGCCGGTCAGCGGCGGCTGACGGGTATCCCCGAGGAGACGACCACCTCGCGGCGTGACTCGACGACGGTCGGAAGCGAGCCGAAGTGAGTCGACGGCGCGTCCGCTCGAGAGTGTGAACGCCGCGCCGTCTGTTCGCCTCGAAGTGTCGTCTACAGAGCTTCGAGAGAACGGAGAGAAGGGAGCGTAGAGAGCGTAGAAGGCGTAAAGGGATTCGGCGTCGATTACTCGGGGCGCGGTCGGGCGACGAACAGCGTCTGGACGACGCTGAACGGGTCGTACACCGACTGGTGGCACTGACAGTACACGCCGTTGGCACCGCCGAACGTCGCCGACGACCCCGTCGTCTTGTAGCCGGGGACGCAGCAGAAGTGCGTACACTTGTTGAGCCACGCGATGACGCCCTGGGAGGTGCTCGCCTGGAGCCACTGGTTGTTCTGGGCGGCTTCCTCGATGCGCGTGCTCCGAACCATCTGGACGGGGATGACGTCTTCGGTGTCCTCGGAGCGCCACGTACCGGAGGCCGGCTTACCGACACCTTCCTGTCCGATACCGTTGCCCCACGTCTCGTAGTCGTCGAGGTCGCTGATGTTGATTCGGTCGCCCTCGGACTTCGCCTCTTGCTGCCAGGCGTACGGCGGCGCGGAGCCCGACAGGAAGTAGTTGTCGCTCTCGTAGGAGGGGCTGAGGCCTTCGTACGACTCGACGCCGCAGTACTGGAACCACTCGGAGGTGTACGTGGTACCGCCCAGCTGCATCTCGGCGATCTCCACTTCGACGCCGTTCTGTTCGACGGTCTTCACCTCGGGCCAGACGCCCTTGATGTAACCCTCGTCGTCGATTTCGATGGGGATCTGCGGCATCCCGCGCGGTGCCGGTCCGGCGACGTTCTCGATGGCGTACGCCTGCGTCGAACCGCCACCCGCACCCGAGGCGTTGGTCGCGGCGTTGATGCTCGTGGTCCCGAGGACCCCGACGCCCGCGAGAGTAGCGCCGCCGACGACGCCTTTCACGAACCGACGCCGCCCGGATTCAGCGGGATACTTGTCGCTTTCGCTCATATCTACCCCTTAGGGTGACCGAT of Haloprofundus halophilus contains these proteins:
- a CDS encoding potassium transporter TrkA, whose translation is MTGVASPAAAALTLLQLAGTPDGPLGSETGFLGDAFYILGLAFAAAAVAAAGAFGYRWYFRERPPRGLTVLVGLSAVVLYLNTAKLSDIALGSGSDDLFLPGNVLFNLGALAAATVAAPVGAQLGDTLAANTSAFSGARELEGDVGRVVRSVGRVISVTLPEEIQDMDEYDPVADATKESLAGKTLLFPRRLTVAELRERLVARLREDYGVGHVDVDLTEDGDVEYLAVGSRLAGIGPTLAPGGVAVAVRGDPSLDASPGDTVQVWHADDDGPARVLTGELRATTDEVATLAVDETDVDRLDATQSYRLVTLPVDPGVERQFAALLRTVEETMGVVSVAETDSGAHATVGDLATTVVAVRPQSGPVEAIPARSRRLSAGDTLYVIARPDELRRLERTVGATAGTASDD
- a CDS encoding ubiquitin-like small modifier protein 1; this encodes MQWKLFADLAETAGTRTVSLNADCDTVGDALDVLLSSRPALESRVLDDGEVRDHINVLRNGENVFTGEGLDTPVADGDELALFPPVSGG
- a CDS encoding potassium channel family protein codes for the protein MVQSIPVEVLRGLYLGVLTGIIPALVSAGLGFVFKYFTGVSIPGFGVVAFALAIAGANGGLLALADDSLTEGQHGVALTIAILVVLMLSLYAHAQGDKLGSTLPKRITFKSLRERTLSGDVVEFVGGRRRVTVTVAGEVDDIEGYPPLSPALRTELRDDEWEFPADVPVSELETRLAERLRTDYDLAEVAVSLDEQARATLAAAPPVGGLSKRLSPGERAVSVETLVPTGVARGESVTLRTADGNVDGTVVSVRTGETSTSSPPTPDAAADAESDDEGEGDGEEKTTVAPAAPVAAGGEGRLTVAVDRPDAEVLLSTDVSQAVVRSRGTRREFELTTLLRRAGRRIQRLSVRADSVLDGTTLGDAGVRDTYDVAVLAVRRDQWRFAPRGDTHLAAGDELFVVGSPAALASFKEVVA
- a CDS encoding NAD-binding protein, producing MEVNRERLGARLAVVLTFAAAMLSIITGVAGFGILGLDVPGVDGPLAAYVPAFVQQAAAFTGAFTGFLLLTSVFALRNGRRIGWYTAVLLLPLSAAQGLLQSSPLAYPLVVLSLLALLVVLANHRHFEKPTELTTTQQAALAAIALAQLYGTVGTYALRDEFGSVDTIVDAFYFTLVTASTVGYGDVTPASQAGKLFVISVLLTGTASFAVALGALLTPAIEARFARALGRMTDTQLSLLEDHVLVLGYGDLTEPIIEELQGRCEFLVVTPDPARAQELTERDVPVLTADPSDEEPLVKAGVADARAVVVATNDDAQDALSILTARQMNPDVTIVAAAAQRRNIPKLKRAGADTVISPAALGGHLLAASALGDEGAEDVADSVLHDRSVEP
- a CDS encoding ubiquinol-cytochrome c reductase iron-sulfur subunit, which gives rise to MSESDKYPAESGRRRFVKGVVGGATLAGVGVLGTTSINAATNASGAGGGSTQAYAIENVAGPAPRGMPQIPIEIDDEGYIKGVWPEVKTVEQNGVEVEIAEMQLGGTTYTSEWFQYCGVESYEGLSPSYESDNYFLSGSAPPYAWQQEAKSEGDRINISDLDDYETWGNGIGQEGVGKPASGTWRSEDTEDVIPVQMVRSTRIEEAAQNNQWLQASTSQGVIAWLNKCTHFCCVPGYKTTGSSATFGGANGVYCQCHQSVYDPFSVVQTLFVARPRPE